Proteins from one Xiphophorus hellerii strain 12219 chromosome 8, Xiphophorus_hellerii-4.1, whole genome shotgun sequence genomic window:
- the LOC116723973 gene encoding uncharacterized protein LOC116723973 yields MFATKTKALVKDIGAQNELIPNCNLSKKMEVLTLFRVRKGFFFQYPTYKAMNITLPELLGDQDFSPELEEDILVKDFKTWVESSGNCKVDGEHAALGEANLSAEYDSVDGLSESVTINKKRVNLLSVWKKFSGRPIGDTTLKALNLEKKDLLAFVYETVYNSGPVTIIKEHKKEGCFTASLKAMFNAKSEGKSKEDTTFTVPEKSIFAFSLVEVVLQGGAMEIALESWSHKRRGLSHDAVNSDLMEQAREEIRMKDNVLQPLEELPVSTRRDLLKGLQDVLEEGEALSLLEETLDQSNKGQPERPPSKVVSSFMDVLDESNVSSKERDAVHLLVCAMNGLPEIMLQPLTSCSPETLTVLIQLVDSLKDGDEPSLPACPPVPLQQDGELRWAADVLCGSSETLEELSAAWDRFPEVLLEVLALAVLGIHRLQSEE; encoded by the exons ATGTTTGCGACTAAAACCAAAGCTCTGGTGAAGGACATCGGCGCTCAGAATGAGCTGATCCCCAACTGCAACCTGAGCAAAAAGATGGAGGTTCTGACTCTGTTTCGGGTCCGAAAGGGATTCTTCTTCCAGTACCCAACATACAAGGCCATGAACATCACGCTGCCGGAGCTGCTGGGGGACCAGGACTTCTCCCCAG AGTTAGAGGAGGACATCCTGGTGAAGGACTTCAAGACGTGGGTGGAGTCCAGCGGCAACTGCAAGGTGGACGGAGAACACGCAGCACTCGGTGAAGCCAACCTCTCTGCAGAATACGACTCGGTGGACGGCCTGTCCGAGTCCGTCACCATCAACAAAAAGAGAGTCAACCTTTTATCCGTGTGGAAGAAGTTCAGCGGCAG GCCGATCGGCGACACGACGCTGAAGGCGCTGAATCTGGAGAAAAAAGACCTGCTGGCCTTCGTTTATGAGACGGTTTATAACTCTGGACCTGTGACCATCATCAAGGAGCACAAGAAGGAAGGCTGCTTCACCGCCAGCTTAAAGGCAATGTTCAATGCGAAGTCTGAG GGCAAGTCGAAGGAGGACACCACCTTCACTGTGCCGGAGAAGTCCATCTTCGCCTTCAGCCTGGTGGAGGTGGTGCTGCAGGGCGGGGCGATGG AAATCGCTTTAGAAAGCTGGAGTCACAAGCGAAGAG GTCTGAGCCACGATGcagtgaactctgacctgatGGAACAAGCCAGAGAAG AGATTAGGATGAAGGACAATGTTCTGCAGCCGCTGGAGGAACTTCCTGTGTCGACTCGCCGTGACCTGCTGAAAGGCCTCCAGGACGTTCTGGAGGAAGGAGAGGCGCTGAGTCTCCTGGAGGAAACG CTGGACCAGAGCAACAAAGGACAGCCAGAGCGTCCCCCGTCCAAGGTCGTTTCGTCCTTCATGGACGTCTTGGATGAGTCCAACGTGTCCTCCAAGGAGAGGGACGCTGTCCATCTTCTGGTCTGCGCCATGAACG gTCTGCCAGAGATAATGCTGCAACCTTTGACCTCCTGTAGTCCTGAAACTCTCACTGTCCTCATCCAACTG GTGGACAGCCTGAAGGACGGAGATGAGCCCAGTCTCCCAGCGTGTCCCCCTGTCCCCCTGCAGCAGGACGGGGAGCTGCGCTGGGCGGCGGATGTCCTCTGTGGGTCCAGTGAGacgctggaggagctgagtgcgGCGTGGGACCGGTTCCCcgaggttctgctggaggttctggCTCTGGCCGTGTTGGGAATCCACAGGCTGCAGAGTGAAGAGTGA